In the genome of Chryseobacterium oryzae, one region contains:
- a CDS encoding S8 family serine peptidase, whose protein sequence is MKKHVYLLSYLFLSPILLNAQTASERKIIAEQSNKSGNILLQQKLSQENLERKARLANFLKTNPNYNPITKIGEYGTQELLDVLPNGEKVFARTDNEGAALTARANTLYNGGSLGINIQGQNMIAGVWDGGNVRDTHIEFMVNGASKITNLDGSPYHDHATHVAGTICAQGIILSSVRGVAFNSSVRSYNWDNDLSEMTSEAGSGLLVSNHSYASGQLSSAWYYGAYDSRAQQVDNITYNNPFYLPVYAAGNDRNVTTQPALSQLNAKNGYDLIFGHANAKNALTVAAVYKVDPYTGSSSVTMSPFSSWGPSDDGRIKPEISMKGVDVRSTLAIADNATGLMSGTSMAAPGITAVTLLLQQYHNQLYSNYLKSASVKGLILHTADEAGSTPGPDYKFGWGLVNAQKAAITIRDKNSTGANQSIIQELNLTSGSTYSKTITASGTNPLKVSISWTDPQASQFLVNNGATDPNDKYLVNDLDVKVIKDGNTYYPWKLQGMSNPSAAATNSGTNDVDNFERVDINNPSGTYTIVVTNKGNLRSGSQNFTLIVTSDNLSNLSTNDLVKNNDLKVDVFPNPASDFIQINDKDDNIVVNIYDVSGKLVLTSKLTEKRLNISSLLKGDYVGNYINKNGQIKSFKFIKK, encoded by the coding sequence ATGAAAAAGCATGTATATTTATTAAGCTATTTGTTTTTAAGCCCGATTCTATTGAATGCCCAAACTGCATCGGAAAGAAAAATAATTGCTGAACAATCTAATAAATCTGGTAACATTTTATTACAACAGAAATTATCACAAGAAAATTTAGAAAGAAAAGCGAGACTTGCAAATTTTTTAAAAACAAATCCAAACTATAATCCTATTACAAAAATAGGAGAATATGGGACACAGGAGTTATTAGATGTTTTACCAAATGGAGAAAAAGTTTTTGCTAGAACAGATAATGAGGGAGCAGCTCTTACAGCTAGAGCAAACACTCTTTACAATGGAGGTTCTCTAGGCATAAATATCCAAGGACAAAATATGATAGCAGGTGTTTGGGATGGAGGAAATGTAAGAGATACCCATATAGAATTTATGGTAAACGGCGCTAGTAAAATTACAAATCTTGATGGTTCACCTTATCATGATCACGCTACTCACGTTGCAGGCACAATATGCGCACAAGGTATTATTTTATCAAGTGTAAGAGGCGTGGCATTCAATTCTTCTGTAAGGTCCTACAATTGGGATAATGATTTATCTGAAATGACAAGTGAAGCTGGAAGCGGATTATTAGTATCTAATCATTCTTATGCATCCGGCCAACTAAGCAGTGCTTGGTACTATGGTGCGTATGATTCTCGTGCACAACAAGTTGATAACATTACCTATAACAACCCATTTTATTTACCTGTATATGCAGCAGGTAATGACAGAAATGTAACAACCCAACCAGCATTATCACAATTAAATGCGAAAAATGGTTATGATTTAATATTTGGACATGCAAATGCGAAAAATGCTCTTACCGTTGCTGCCGTCTATAAGGTAGATCCTTATACTGGTTCATCAAGTGTAACAATGTCTCCCTTTAGCAGTTGGGGACCATCGGATGACGGTAGAATTAAGCCCGAAATCTCAATGAAAGGTGTAGACGTAAGATCTACCTTAGCAATCGCTGATAATGCAACAGGATTAATGTCTGGTACATCAATGGCGGCACCTGGTATTACTGCAGTCACTTTATTGCTTCAGCAATATCATAACCAATTATATTCTAATTATTTGAAATCTGCTTCAGTAAAGGGATTAATACTCCATACCGCTGATGAAGCAGGAAGTACTCCTGGTCCAGATTACAAATTTGGATGGGGATTGGTAAATGCACAAAAAGCAGCTATTACAATTAGAGATAAAAACTCAACTGGCGCAAATCAAAGCATTATCCAAGAACTTAATCTTACGAGTGGGTCTACTTACAGCAAAACTATAACAGCATCAGGCACAAACCCTTTAAAAGTTTCTATATCTTGGACAGATCCACAAGCTTCTCAATTTCTTGTAAATAATGGAGCTACAGATCCAAACGACAAGTATTTGGTTAATGATTTAGATGTAAAAGTTATTAAAGATGGTAACACATATTATCCTTGGAAACTACAAGGAATGTCTAATCCTTCTGCAGCCGCAACAAACTCAGGAACAAATGATGTAGATAACTTTGAGAGAGTCGATATTAATAATCCTTCAGGAACTTATACTATAGTAGTTACTAATAAAGGCAATTTACGTTCTGGTAGCCAAAATTTCACATTAATTGTTACCTCCGATAATTTATCTAATTTATCTACTAATGATTTGGTTAAAAATAATGACTTGAAAGTAGATGTATTCCCTAATCCCGCAAGCGATTTTATTCAAATTAATGATAAAGATGATAATATCGTTGTTAACATTTATGATGTATCTGGTAAACTTGTATTAACATCTAAACTTACCGAAAAGAGACTAAATATTAGTAGCTTACTGAAAGGGGATTATGTTGGTAATTATATTAATAAAAATGGACAAATAAAGAGCTTTAAATTCATAAAAAAATAA